One Drosophila willistoni isolate 14030-0811.24 chromosome 2R unlocalized genomic scaffold, UCI_dwil_1.1 Seg167, whole genome shotgun sequence DNA segment encodes these proteins:
- the LOC6642805 gene encoding putative mediator of RNA polymerase II transcription subunit 26 isoform X2 — MATSALPVASSSSNSPASIQNPQLKRVVYSKYRELLGSYNDKANAIIDTLPAYLVRQDHGFQLTELPVNGNTNKQSEETNYGQRGGGGGAGGGGYEAPACVQNAMMTKDKKPFTYTPGGIDLSQIRSERMAKRLARNAQSEGATGASQQNRPAQPQSPNGGSPGSGAASSMGAAAMGMPFQVLPPPPPPPQPGKNGNQFAPAAPPPPPPQQQQSTLAPPGRLSAPGSPATARKSPTPQRFEPPPLGFRPEIKIPPNPMAALKKVPPPVEKNTFWKDEYCKERSKSPLPETAAVAAAPITQPSQNGDYTDSVDGYKPQAIGNSNYSPVAPKSPTMQQQQLHQLQQQLQQQHLSQQVPTPPPTPPQQQQQQQQQRQEFRSVPMPQSPAVNVYTQRQTESPRSPFEQQQRSTESPFRLAQQQQQQQQSPQQQQQQQYPPLAISPLAQQQPTAQQSAQSVPWRTQRSQPVVSPQPQQQQQQQQQQQLSHPQPIYNNVQQQQQQQQQQRSRDVFSPVRNDTTATAINNQQQQNYGTQQTPYSGAGKPTNVGSLYIAPLAQPTEPQAQRILLQQQQQTAARDSPMRQLPQQQQSAGQPLRWLSSQPGVKEQAPWAQARAEENGNVLPSTLRQTTPAPTSAPPAQPQVAPQAPQQPQQTSFYQPQLIQGNGFGPQPTIQQQNFGSNTQPGGLRLQINLNTNSNSTSNNNNQSGPRERIIPITLEQTPTYAAAQPNFGAPAGHIIRSANQFVDQGYNNYPASGMVQGQRVMSPQLQTNGNSTRIVPISIEGGRSGPVSQSPVVLQNGSYNLFVHQCPLEAEIRYRKNRLSDPRSPPIQSKSFRILQKITDTVDDGNDDESFAQQTPIEQPAQLQRPQYARQMSAQQARNSPTIEQMRRLQIGQDQQQQQQQQQQLGNGISAQNRFTQQQQQQQRFDGPPQQQQQYIPPSEQQAPEPKKYTGSAIPSRSFKILQAMTTPENAGPGQSDL, encoded by the exons AA TTATGGTCAACgcggtggaggaggaggagcaggaggTGGTGGCTATGAGGCGCCAGCCTGTGTGCAGAATGCCATGATGACAAAAGACAAGAAACCATTCACATATACACCAGGTGGCATAGATCTCTCTCAGATACGTTCGGAGCGTATGGCCAAACGTTTGGCTCGCAATGCCCAATCGGAGGGAGCCACTGGAGCATCGCAACAGAATAGACCAGCTCAGCCGCAGTCACCAAATGGTGGCTCACCTGGATCTGGAGCAGCCAGCTCAATGGGAGCTGCTGCCATGGGTATGCCCTTTCAGGTGCtaccaccgccgccgccgccaccacaACCGGGTAAGAATGGCAATCAATTTGCCCCAGCTGCacccccaccaccaccaccccaacaacaacaaagcacATTAGCACCACCCGGTCGTCTTAGTGCACCAGGTTCGCCGGCAACGGCTCGTAAATCACCAACACCACAACGTTTTGAGCCGCCACCATTGGGATTCCGGCCAGAGATTAAGATACCACCAAATCCGATGGCAGCTCTAAAGAAAGTTCCACCGCCCGTGGAGAAGAACACATTCTGGAAGGATGAATATTGCAAAGAGCGTTCCAAGAGTCCATTGCCAGAAACAGCAGCAGTTGCAGCTGCTCCAATTACTCAGCCAAGTCAGAATGGAGACTATACCGATAGCGTTGATG GCTATAAACCTCAAGCAATTGGtaatagcaactatagtccaGTTGCCCCCAAATCGCCGAcaatgcagcagcaacaactacatCAACTACAGCAACagttgcagcaacaacatctgTCGCAGCAGGTGCCCACGCCGCCACCAACTCcaccccaacaacaacaacagcagcaacaacaacgacaagaGTTCCGCAGTGTGCCCATGCCACAATCGCCGGCTGTCAATGTTTATacacagagacagacagagagtcCACGTTCACCCTTTGAACAGCAACAACGATCCACTGAGAGTCCTTTCCGTTTggcacaacagcagcaacaacagcaacaatcaccacaacagcagcagcaacaacaatatccACCTTTGGCAATTTCTCCATTGGCTCAGCAACAGCCAACAGCTCAGCAATCAGCACAATCTGTACCCTGGCGTACACAACGTTCTCAGCCTGTGGTTTCACCACAGccccagcaacagcagcagcagcaacaacaacagcagctaTCACATCCACAACCCATTTACAACAAtgtgcaacaacagcagcaacagcaacaacaacaacgatctCGCGATGTATTCAGCCCAGTCAGAAATgacacaacagcaacagcaatcaataaccagcagcaacagaattATGGCACTCAACAAACACCATATTCAGGAGCAGGAAAACCG accaACGTTGGTTCTCTTTACATTGCTCCTTTGGCTCAGCCCACAGAGCCACAAGCCCAGCGTATTCTgcttcagcagcagcagcagactGCAGCCCGGGATTCGCCTATGAGGCAATTGCCCCAACAGCAGCAATCAGCTGGCCAACCTTTGCGTTGGCTTAGCTCCCAGCCGGGAGTTAAGGAGCAGGCACCTTGGGCCCAAGCTCGAGCTGAAGAGAATGGCAACGTTTTGCCATCAACATTAAGACAGACGACTCCGGCGCCAACATCAGCACCACCAGCACAGCCACAAGTTGCACCACAAGCGCCACAGCAACCACAGCAAACATCTTTCTATCAACCACAATTGATTCAAGGCAATGGATTTGGTCCACAACCAACAATTCAACAGCAGAACTTTGGCTCAAATACTCAGCCAGGTGGTTTGCGTTTGCAAATTAATTTGAATACGAATAGTAacagcaccagcaacaacaataatcaAAGTGGACCAAGG GAGCGCATTATACCCATTACTTTGGAGCAGACACCAACATATGCAGCTGCCCAACCGAATTTCGGTG CGCCTGCTGGTCACATAATACGCTCAGCTAATCAATTTGTCGATCAAGGTTACAACAATTATCCAGCTTCCGGAATGGTTCAAGGACAAAGGGTTATGTCACCGCAACTCCAGACGAATGGCAACTCTACACGAATTGTGCCCATCTCTATTGAGGGTGGACGATCCGGACCTGTATCCCAATCGCCAGTAGTTTTGCAAAA TGGCAGttacaatttatttgtgcATCAATGTCCGCTCGAGGCGGAGATACGCTACAGAAAGAATCGTCTCAG CGATCCACGATCACCGCCCATACAATCGAAATCGTTTagaattttgcaaaaaataacCGATACCGTGGACGATGGCAACGACGATGAATCCTTTGCACAGCAAACTCCCATCGAGCAGCCGGCCCAATTGCAGAGGCCACAATATGCTCGTCAGATGAGTGCTCAGCAGGCAAGAAATAGTCCAACTATAGAACAAATGAGACGATTGCAAATTGGTCAggatcaacagcaacagcagcagcaacaacaacaattgg GTAATGGCATCTCAGCACAGAATCGCTttacacaacaacaacaacaacagcagcgtTTTG ATGGAcccccacaacaacaacaacaatatataCCACCTAGTGAACAACAAGCTCCGGAACCTAAAAAATATACGGGTAGCGCTATACCTAGTCGATCATTTAAAATTCTACAGGCTATGACAACACCAGAAAATGCCG GACCTGGACAATCGGATCTATAA
- the LOC6642805 gene encoding mediator of RNA polymerase II transcription subunit 15 isoform X1, with product MATSALPVASSSSNSPASIQNPQLKRVVYSKYRELLGSYNDKANAIIDTLPAYLVRQDHGFQLTELPVNGNTNKQSEETNYGQRGGGGGAGGGGYEAPACVQNAMMTKDKKPFTYTPGGIDLSQIRSERMAKRLARNAQSEGATGASQQNRPAQPQSPNGGSPGSGAASSMGAAAMGMPFQVLPPPPPPPQPGKNGNQFAPAAPPPPPPQQQQSTLAPPGRLSAPGSPATARKSPTPQRFEPPPLGFRPEIKIPPNPMAALKKVPPPVEKNTFWKDEYCKERSKSPLPETAAVAAAPITQPSQNGDYTDSVDGYKPQAIGNSNYSPVAPKSPTMQQQQLHQLQQQLQQQHLSQQVPTPPPTPPQQQQQQQQQRQEFRSVPMPQSPAVNVYTQRQTESPRSPFEQQQRSTESPFRLAQQQQQQQQSPQQQQQQQYPPLAISPLAQQQPTAQQSAQSVPWRTQRSQPVVSPQPQQQQQQQQQQQLSHPQPIYNNVQQQQQQQQQQRSRDVFSPVRNDTTATAINNQQQQNYGTQQTPYSGAGKPTNVGSLYIAPLAQPTEPQAQRILLQQQQQTAARDSPMRQLPQQQQSAGQPLRWLSSQPGVKEQAPWAQARAEENGNVLPSTLRQTTPAPTSAPPAQPQVAPQAPQQPQQTSFYQPQLIQGNGFGPQPTIQQQNFGSNTQPGGLRLQINLNTNSNSTSNNNNQSGPRERIIPITLEQTPTYAAAQPNFGAPAGHIIRSANQFVDQGYNNYPASGMVQGQRVMSPQLQTNGNSTRIVPISIEGGRSGPVSQSPVVLQNGSYNLFVHQCPLEAEIRYRKNRLSDPRSPPIQSKSFRILQKITDTVDDGNDDESFAQQTPIEQPAQLQRPQYARQMSAQQARNSPTIEQMRRLQIGQDQQQQQQQQQQLGTPLAWSPQGNGISAQNRFTQQQQQQQRFDGPPQQQQQYIPPSEQQAPEPKKYTGSAIPSRSFKILQAMTTPENAGPGQSDL from the exons AA TTATGGTCAACgcggtggaggaggaggagcaggaggTGGTGGCTATGAGGCGCCAGCCTGTGTGCAGAATGCCATGATGACAAAAGACAAGAAACCATTCACATATACACCAGGTGGCATAGATCTCTCTCAGATACGTTCGGAGCGTATGGCCAAACGTTTGGCTCGCAATGCCCAATCGGAGGGAGCCACTGGAGCATCGCAACAGAATAGACCAGCTCAGCCGCAGTCACCAAATGGTGGCTCACCTGGATCTGGAGCAGCCAGCTCAATGGGAGCTGCTGCCATGGGTATGCCCTTTCAGGTGCtaccaccgccgccgccgccaccacaACCGGGTAAGAATGGCAATCAATTTGCCCCAGCTGCacccccaccaccaccaccccaacaacaacaaagcacATTAGCACCACCCGGTCGTCTTAGTGCACCAGGTTCGCCGGCAACGGCTCGTAAATCACCAACACCACAACGTTTTGAGCCGCCACCATTGGGATTCCGGCCAGAGATTAAGATACCACCAAATCCGATGGCAGCTCTAAAGAAAGTTCCACCGCCCGTGGAGAAGAACACATTCTGGAAGGATGAATATTGCAAAGAGCGTTCCAAGAGTCCATTGCCAGAAACAGCAGCAGTTGCAGCTGCTCCAATTACTCAGCCAAGTCAGAATGGAGACTATACCGATAGCGTTGATG GCTATAAACCTCAAGCAATTGGtaatagcaactatagtccaGTTGCCCCCAAATCGCCGAcaatgcagcagcaacaactacatCAACTACAGCAACagttgcagcaacaacatctgTCGCAGCAGGTGCCCACGCCGCCACCAACTCcaccccaacaacaacaacagcagcaacaacaacgacaagaGTTCCGCAGTGTGCCCATGCCACAATCGCCGGCTGTCAATGTTTATacacagagacagacagagagtcCACGTTCACCCTTTGAACAGCAACAACGATCCACTGAGAGTCCTTTCCGTTTggcacaacagcagcaacaacagcaacaatcaccacaacagcagcagcaacaacaatatccACCTTTGGCAATTTCTCCATTGGCTCAGCAACAGCCAACAGCTCAGCAATCAGCACAATCTGTACCCTGGCGTACACAACGTTCTCAGCCTGTGGTTTCACCACAGccccagcaacagcagcagcagcaacaacaacagcagctaTCACATCCACAACCCATTTACAACAAtgtgcaacaacagcagcaacagcaacaacaacaacgatctCGCGATGTATTCAGCCCAGTCAGAAATgacacaacagcaacagcaatcaataaccagcagcaacagaattATGGCACTCAACAAACACCATATTCAGGAGCAGGAAAACCG accaACGTTGGTTCTCTTTACATTGCTCCTTTGGCTCAGCCCACAGAGCCACAAGCCCAGCGTATTCTgcttcagcagcagcagcagactGCAGCCCGGGATTCGCCTATGAGGCAATTGCCCCAACAGCAGCAATCAGCTGGCCAACCTTTGCGTTGGCTTAGCTCCCAGCCGGGAGTTAAGGAGCAGGCACCTTGGGCCCAAGCTCGAGCTGAAGAGAATGGCAACGTTTTGCCATCAACATTAAGACAGACGACTCCGGCGCCAACATCAGCACCACCAGCACAGCCACAAGTTGCACCACAAGCGCCACAGCAACCACAGCAAACATCTTTCTATCAACCACAATTGATTCAAGGCAATGGATTTGGTCCACAACCAACAATTCAACAGCAGAACTTTGGCTCAAATACTCAGCCAGGTGGTTTGCGTTTGCAAATTAATTTGAATACGAATAGTAacagcaccagcaacaacaataatcaAAGTGGACCAAGG GAGCGCATTATACCCATTACTTTGGAGCAGACACCAACATATGCAGCTGCCCAACCGAATTTCGGTG CGCCTGCTGGTCACATAATACGCTCAGCTAATCAATTTGTCGATCAAGGTTACAACAATTATCCAGCTTCCGGAATGGTTCAAGGACAAAGGGTTATGTCACCGCAACTCCAGACGAATGGCAACTCTACACGAATTGTGCCCATCTCTATTGAGGGTGGACGATCCGGACCTGTATCCCAATCGCCAGTAGTTTTGCAAAA TGGCAGttacaatttatttgtgcATCAATGTCCGCTCGAGGCGGAGATACGCTACAGAAAGAATCGTCTCAG CGATCCACGATCACCGCCCATACAATCGAAATCGTTTagaattttgcaaaaaataacCGATACCGTGGACGATGGCAACGACGATGAATCCTTTGCACAGCAAACTCCCATCGAGCAGCCGGCCCAATTGCAGAGGCCACAATATGCTCGTCAGATGAGTGCTCAGCAGGCAAGAAATAGTCCAACTATAGAACAAATGAGACGATTGCAAATTGGTCAggatcaacagcaacagcagcagcaacaacaacaattgggTACGCCTTTAGCTTGGTCGCCGCAAG GTAATGGCATCTCAGCACAGAATCGCTttacacaacaacaacaacaacagcagcgtTTTG ATGGAcccccacaacaacaacaacaatatataCCACCTAGTGAACAACAAGCTCCGGAACCTAAAAAATATACGGGTAGCGCTATACCTAGTCGATCATTTAAAATTCTACAGGCTATGACAACACCAGAAAATGCCG GACCTGGACAATCGGATCTATAA